Proteins found in one Leptospira neocaledonica genomic segment:
- a CDS encoding biosynthetic peptidoglycan transglycosylase produces the protein MNEGNHFLHRWFFFGIRSILVLVFLLLIYYQTFPEKRILFRENKLVYLPENLESVPLENDWVRLEELPPGSLEYLVEVEDYRFYRHRGYSLADIQSSIIQAAFFFRRLRGASTLDQQLARTLFLSRDKTLTRKLKEIRIAQALDEELGKKGVLEYYLNLVYWGKGLNGIYKSSKYHFNKHPGKLLPREFKALVQILKKPDAYSKEEVRALSLEY, from the coding sequence ATGAACGAAGGAAATCATTTTTTACATAGATGGTTTTTCTTTGGGATCAGAAGTATTCTTGTATTAGTATTCCTTCTTCTTATTTATTACCAAACCTTTCCTGAAAAAAGGATCTTATTCAGAGAGAACAAACTAGTTTACTTACCGGAAAATTTAGAGTCAGTCCCGCTTGAAAATGATTGGGTAAGATTAGAGGAATTGCCCCCAGGAAGTTTGGAATATTTAGTAGAAGTAGAAGACTACAGATTCTACAGACATAGAGGATATTCTTTGGCGGATATACAATCTTCTATTATACAAGCTGCCTTTTTTTTCAGAAGATTAAGAGGAGCAAGCACTTTGGACCAACAACTTGCCCGGACATTATTTTTATCCAGAGATAAAACATTAACTCGCAAATTGAAAGAGATCAGGATCGCACAAGCCTTGGACGAGGAGTTGGGTAAAAAAGGGGTTTTGGAATATTATTTGAATTTGGTATATTGGGGGAAGGGGTTGAACGGTATCTATAAATCTTCCAAATATCATTTTAATAAACATCCGGGAAAACTTCTTCCTAGAGAATTCAAAGCATTGGTCCAAATATTAAAAAAACCGGATGCATATTCCAAAGAAGAAGTCAGAGCACTTTCTTTAGAATATTGA
- a CDS encoding RibD family protein: MTRPFLAVNMAMTLDGKVCRPDGKWYGLSSRNDKRRMDQIRSEADALILGKNSILNDDPVTHLRYVESEKEPRAILLVRTGILPSDKKVFHFSKVKPLLFCTSKNESQVRSELSEFAEIVSLQGEDLDPEIILKDLEKRGYSKILLEGGPRLNDSFFRKGLVDRLYLTIVPFFIGQSGLPSITGGESAYLNFDKADWKLVSSEQKEQEVFLVYDKQNNPEVQ, encoded by the coding sequence ATGACTCGTCCTTTTTTAGCCGTGAATATGGCGATGACCTTGGACGGAAAGGTATGTCGTCCGGACGGAAAATGGTATGGCCTTTCTTCCCGAAATGATAAAAGAAGAATGGACCAGATTCGCTCCGAAGCGGACGCGCTCATCCTCGGAAAAAACAGCATTCTAAACGACGATCCGGTTACACATCTAAGATACGTAGAATCTGAAAAGGAACCTCGGGCAATTTTACTTGTCCGAACTGGCATACTTCCTTCCGATAAAAAAGTATTTCATTTTTCTAAAGTAAAACCGCTGCTCTTCTGCACTTCTAAAAACGAATCTCAGGTCAGGTCCGAATTGTCCGAGTTTGCGGAAATAGTTTCATTACAAGGAGAAGATCTGGATCCGGAGATTATTCTAAAAGATTTGGAAAAAAGAGGGTATTCCAAAATACTTTTAGAAGGTGGCCCGAGATTGAATGATTCTTTCTTTAGGAAGGGACTAGTAGATAGACTTTATCTTACCATAGTTCCTTTTTTTATAGGTCAATCCGGTTTACCTTCTATCACGGGAGGAGAATCCGCTTATCTTAACTTTGACAAAGCGGATTGGAAACTTGTATCTTCCGAACAGAAAGAGCAGGAAGTATTCTTGGTATACGACAAACAAAACAATCCTGAAGTCCAATGA
- a CDS encoding (2Fe-2S)-binding protein, protein MNSFDFNQIDLNALMRPRKVCVCNQVSEEDITNSIRRGNDTLGKLMRDTNCCTGCGTCRGRVLKLLSETLSSKPQ, encoded by the coding sequence ATGAATTCTTTCGATTTTAATCAAATAGACCTGAACGCTCTGATGCGGCCTAGAAAGGTTTGCGTATGCAACCAAGTATCCGAAGAGGATATTACGAATTCTATCCGTAGAGGCAATGACACTTTGGGTAAATTGATGAGAGACACAAATTGTTGTACCGGCTGCGGTACATGCAGAGGAAGAGTTCTCAAATTGCTTTCCGAAACCCTCTCTTCTAAACCTCAATGA
- a CDS encoding MFS transporter, which yields MQVTKRAPLREIFGWCMFDFANSSYTTVIITVIYCRVFAEVIVPISSNPANPYEDGNFLFGLALFFSYLLVVVTGPLFGAISDFSAKKKTFLFWSYISCVISTAAFWLVTTPGSWELGFALIILSNFFFASGENFASSFLPHLGPKEELGKISGYAWGVGYMGGLLSVFLVQTLVAPSIDPAIYGSLRFVGPLTALFFLLAGIPTFLLLKEYQPAIKIPEGESYLTIGFKQLSESIKSIRHFKDLVIYLISLFFSMAALAIVIAFAFLYGNQEIKITPGQEAALFVLLQFFAMIGAIFFGFVQDKIGAKKTFNITLVFWIFCLIGIYFVREITGFVNGLGVDISVQWVFVIFGTLAGSGVGSTQSASRAIVGVFSPESKSGEFFGLWGLSGKLAAAIGVFAIGILQKIFDLRNAFLVVAVFFFISLIINTFVNEKRGIEKAKEWERNGGN from the coding sequence ATGCAAGTAACCAAACGCGCTCCCTTAAGGGAAATTTTCGGATGGTGCATGTTCGATTTCGCCAATTCTAGTTATACCACAGTAATTATAACAGTCATCTATTGCAGAGTTTTCGCGGAAGTAATCGTTCCAATCTCCTCCAATCCGGCAAATCCTTATGAGGACGGGAATTTTTTATTTGGACTAGCTTTATTTTTCTCTTATTTATTAGTAGTAGTAACTGGTCCGTTATTCGGGGCTATCTCCGACTTCTCCGCTAAGAAGAAAACATTCCTATTCTGGAGTTATATCAGCTGTGTAATCAGCACTGCAGCTTTTTGGTTGGTTACCACTCCAGGTTCTTGGGAATTAGGTTTTGCTTTAATCATTCTTTCTAACTTCTTCTTTGCTTCAGGAGAGAACTTTGCTTCTTCTTTCTTACCTCATTTGGGGCCCAAGGAAGAATTAGGTAAAATTTCGGGATACGCTTGGGGAGTCGGGTATATGGGGGGGCTTCTTTCCGTATTCTTGGTCCAGACTCTGGTGGCACCTTCGATCGATCCCGCAATCTACGGTTCTCTTAGATTTGTAGGACCTCTTACAGCCTTGTTCTTCTTGCTTGCAGGAATTCCAACATTCTTACTTTTGAAAGAATACCAACCGGCTATTAAAATACCGGAGGGAGAAAGTTATCTTACTATCGGTTTTAAACAATTATCAGAGAGTATTAAATCGATAAGACATTTTAAAGACCTAGTCATCTATTTGATCTCCCTATTCTTCTCCATGGCAGCACTTGCAATCGTGATCGCATTTGCATTCTTATATGGGAATCAAGAAATTAAAATCACTCCCGGACAAGAGGCGGCATTATTCGTATTACTTCAATTTTTTGCGATGATAGGAGCAATATTCTTCGGATTCGTTCAGGATAAGATCGGAGCCAAGAAAACTTTCAATATCACTTTGGTATTTTGGATCTTCTGTCTGATCGGGATTTATTTCGTAAGAGAGATCACAGGTTTTGTAAACGGACTAGGAGTGGATATCTCCGTACAATGGGTATTCGTAATCTTCGGAACTCTTGCTGGTTCAGGAGTTGGATCGACTCAGTCGGCAAGTAGAGCGATTGTTGGGGTCTTCTCCCCTGAATCCAAGTCAGGAGAATTCTTTGGTCTCTGGGGTCTCTCCGGAAAACTTGCGGCTGCAATCGGAGTTTTTGCAATCGGTATATTACAGAAAATTTTCGATCTTAGAAATGCGTTCTTAGTGGTTGCCGTATTCTTCTTTATCTCTTTGATCATCAATACGTTTGTGAATGAAAAAAGAGGAATAGAAAAAGCGAAAGAATGGGAAAGAAACGGAGGGAATTAA
- a CDS encoding LIC13212 family protein, whose amino-acid sequence MKTLIFLIISLLAIFIQIDAAPKILTMEEREIERQIEAIRKAGFSDIEIDNLHASISQNIHQINKILQMDTTKKALRYIGDEPQELPQFLKTDRDNKPYLELDMGSGESFWDFPKTYLYNARIFIYPGSNPEKLEKIIMQFKRTNSNGEIFVREMRRVINVDPKGPQLGSEGKRTPNNNKEIKLEYYSSYDTELIWPDTPVQSIAPSVETKLHEETNPLPYNKQKQIIVTYKKYLRKVDKNVRHKLRDLELNQKRLVSKMLEFQ is encoded by the coding sequence ATGAAAACCCTTATCTTTCTCATAATTTCTCTTTTGGCCATATTCATCCAGATAGATGCGGCTCCTAAAATTCTGACCATGGAAGAAAGAGAAATAGAACGTCAGATCGAAGCCATCCGCAAGGCGGGATTCTCCGATATAGAGATAGATAATTTGCATGCTTCTATTTCTCAGAATATCCATCAGATCAATAAGATCCTGCAGATGGATACTACCAAAAAAGCGTTACGATATATCGGTGACGAGCCTCAGGAATTGCCTCAATTCTTAAAAACAGATAGAGACAATAAACCTTATCTAGAATTAGACATGGGTTCCGGAGAATCTTTTTGGGACTTCCCTAAAACATATCTTTATAATGCGCGTATCTTTATCTATCCGGGAAGTAATCCTGAAAAATTAGAAAAGATCATTATGCAATTCAAACGAACAAACTCCAACGGGGAAATTTTCGTAAGAGAAATGCGTAGGGTGATCAATGTGGATCCCAAAGGACCTCAGCTCGGTAGCGAAGGGAAACGAACTCCAAATAATAATAAAGAGATAAAATTGGAATATTATTCCAGTTATGATACCGAATTGATCTGGCCAGATACGCCGGTTCAATCCATCGCGCCTAGTGTGGAGACCAAACTACATGAGGAAACGAACCCTCTTCCTTATAATAAACAAAAACAGATTATCGTAACATATAAGAAATACCTACGTAAGGTAGACAAGAATGTTCGCCATAAGCTGAGAGATCTTGAGCTCAACCAAAAGAGACTTGTTTCTAAAATGTTGGAATTCCAATAA
- a CDS encoding cytochrome C oxidase subunit IV family protein: MELFLNYALYIIVSIGFLIPFTGFVVGAGAIVNATVAGFAVNLLAQIVEEDRLKAYLEKNKSTLIGQALLKAVEAGKTKLQPGSVAHAEEHGHGGHHLISVQTYSLVFAALILGTVITVLVAQVDFGALNTVIAMLVATIKASLVLAYFMHLKYDNVMNRVIFGSGFLFLLLLFGFSVADIYTRAKIFAGFPY, encoded by the coding sequence ATGGAACTGTTTCTCAATTACGCGCTGTATATTATCGTAAGTATCGGATTCTTGATTCCCTTCACTGGATTTGTTGTCGGAGCGGGAGCGATCGTAAACGCTACCGTTGCCGGATTTGCCGTTAACTTGCTGGCCCAAATCGTAGAAGAGGATAGACTTAAGGCTTATCTTGAAAAGAATAAGTCTACTTTAATCGGTCAGGCTTTATTAAAAGCTGTCGAAGCAGGTAAGACCAAACTTCAACCTGGTTCGGTTGCTCACGCAGAAGAGCATGGACATGGCGGACATCATCTCATTTCCGTTCAAACTTACTCTCTCGTATTTGCTGCATTAATCCTTGGAACTGTGATCACAGTATTAGTAGCTCAAGTAGACTTTGGAGCATTGAACACTGTAATCGCTATGCTTGTAGCAACCATCAAAGCTTCCTTAGTATTAGCTTACTTCATGCACCTTAAGTATGATAACGTAATGAACAGAGTGATCTTCGGATCCGGGTTCTTGTTCCTACTTCTTCTTTTCGGATTCTCGGTAGCTGACATCTACACAAGAGCGAAAATTTTCGCAGGATTCCCTTACTAA
- a CDS encoding DUF3052 family protein, which produces MAGYSGTPLAKKLGFKEGQNAIIINEPKEFKGLLEGLPPNITFKKILAGSFDYIHFFCKTKDELSKNFSKFPDYLADKGMVWISWPKMSSGVKTDLKEDTIREIGLKTGLVDVKVCAIDSVWSGLLFRRRKS; this is translated from the coding sequence ATGGCAGGATATTCAGGCACACCCTTGGCCAAAAAGTTGGGATTCAAAGAAGGCCAGAATGCAATCATCATCAACGAACCAAAAGAATTTAAAGGCTTATTAGAAGGGCTTCCTCCTAATATCACATTCAAGAAGATATTAGCGGGCAGTTTCGATTATATTCATTTTTTCTGTAAGACCAAAGATGAACTCTCTAAAAACTTTTCTAAGTTCCCGGATTACTTGGCAGACAAAGGAATGGTTTGGATCTCTTGGCCAAAGATGAGTTCGGGTGTGAAAACCGATCTAAAAGAAGACACAATCCGAGAAATAGGCTTGAAGACAGGGTTGGTAGACGTTAAAGTCTGCGCAATCGATTCGGTTTGGTCCGGTTTACTTTTTAGAAGAAGAAAAAGTTAA
- a CDS encoding LIC_13215 family putative lipoprotein: protein MILLERYSLGFLLPGIILCFACIEKVPEVKKTIEIPELGLVLNYEGWIYEEYDPNRDSSDSNRSKNRREASSDKQIKVMFYLFEPEQNKTSEIRTNINFVSEPIPPKYSKATLEDYVASISGLYSNIYKEYEILSVPQKCSFGKEKCIFFESKFVLPNTAEKQQIRTLQWIFFKEGSVYIFTGTIPESEFSEKNKKILNTIQTLTEKI from the coding sequence ATGATCCTATTAGAACGTTACAGTCTGGGCTTCCTATTACCTGGGATCATTTTATGTTTTGCCTGTATTGAAAAAGTTCCGGAAGTCAAAAAGACAATCGAGATCCCTGAGTTAGGGTTAGTGCTGAATTATGAAGGTTGGATTTACGAAGAATATGATCCAAATAGAGATAGTTCCGACTCTAATCGCTCCAAGAACAGAAGAGAAGCCTCAAGTGATAAACAGATCAAGGTAATGTTTTATCTTTTTGAACCAGAACAAAACAAAACTTCAGAGATCAGGACCAATATCAATTTTGTATCTGAGCCTATCCCTCCAAAATATTCCAAAGCAACCTTAGAAGATTATGTGGCTTCTATCAGTGGATTGTATTCAAATATATATAAAGAGTACGAAATACTTTCCGTTCCTCAAAAATGTAGTTTCGGAAAAGAGAAATGTATCTTTTTTGAATCCAAGTTTGTTCTTCCGAATACTGCAGAAAAACAACAAATTCGAACCTTACAATGGATCTTTTTTAAAGAAGGTTCAGTATACATTTTTACAGGTACCATACCAGAGTCAGAATTTTCAGAGAAAAATAAAAAAATCCTAAACACCATCCAAACCCTTACTGAAAAGATATAA
- a CDS encoding bacteriohemerythrin encodes MYDERVIEKIRGIWKTFDLSLGIPEIDKQHLWLIGILADLEDKLESGSRSELEATFTNALSKTLDYASEHFALEEKLLEGIGYTKLGQHRLQHMRFITALRNRVRKSFEGDFENAVLDLLKNLKKWLFRHILSEDRQYVDAAMVHVDDKLTDWMQRHLRASNYADEIEKLYQLVLFSGKQEVSSEFKKLGEENLKLISDLWYRYKLKTGIAIVDIQHLWLLQLLVKTDKLYKQKLKQEIDAESLSTQLKEAIHETIEYIREHFNTEEAIMHNFHYIGEKNHQKQHERFNVLINDMIERSEKEELESLAILIQDLKDWLVSHIAIEDKKLFYFFRSRLSEVNEYVRNLNKEGRIHIWKDAVSIYKLLVDYEDITEEKKPKSLRRT; translated from the coding sequence ATGTATGACGAAAGGGTTATAGAAAAAATCAGAGGCATTTGGAAGACATTCGATCTTTCTTTAGGAATTCCTGAAATAGATAAACAACATCTTTGGTTGATTGGCATTCTTGCAGACTTGGAAGACAAACTGGAGTCTGGAAGTAGATCTGAGCTTGAAGCCACATTTACGAATGCATTATCTAAAACCTTGGATTATGCGTCGGAACATTTCGCTTTGGAAGAAAAACTCTTAGAGGGAATAGGTTATACAAAGCTCGGCCAACATAGATTACAACATATGAGATTCATTACAGCTCTTAGGAACCGAGTCAGAAAAAGTTTCGAAGGAGATTTCGAAAACGCTGTTTTAGATCTTCTGAAAAATCTAAAAAAATGGCTGTTTAGGCATATCCTCAGTGAGGACAGACAATATGTAGATGCTGCAATGGTCCATGTCGATGATAAACTCACTGATTGGATGCAGAGGCATTTACGCGCTTCTAATTATGCGGATGAGATCGAAAAATTATACCAATTGGTTCTATTCTCCGGAAAACAGGAGGTCTCTTCAGAATTCAAAAAGTTGGGAGAAGAAAATCTAAAACTGATCTCAGACCTTTGGTATCGTTATAAGCTCAAAACGGGAATCGCGATCGTGGATATCCAACATCTATGGCTCTTGCAGTTATTGGTGAAAACGGATAAATTATATAAACAAAAGTTAAAGCAAGAAATAGATGCAGAATCTCTAAGCACTCAATTGAAAGAAGCGATCCATGAAACAATAGAATATATCCGTGAACATTTTAATACGGAAGAAGCTATTATGCATAATTTCCATTATATCGGGGAAAAAAATCACCAGAAACAACACGAAAGATTTAATGTGCTCATCAACGACATGATAGAGAGAAGCGAAAAAGAGGAACTTGAATCTCTGGCAATTTTGATCCAGGACTTAAAGGATTGGCTGGTAAGTCATATCGCGATAGAAGATAAAAAATTATTCTATTTTTTTAGATCTCGCCTATCAGAAGTAAATGAATATGTTCGGAATCTAAACAAAGAAGGGCGGATCCATATTTGGAAGGACGCGGTTTCGATTTACAAACTTCTCGTAGACTACGAAGATATTACGGAAGAAAAAAAACCTAAATCTTTAAGGCGTACTTAA
- a CDS encoding gamma carbonic anhydrase family protein, translated as MKIHETAFIHPAATAFGMLEMGPLSSLWPGAVVRADLNEIKLGEGVNIQDNSTLHTDSTGSLFIDDYTLVGHNTMLHGCKIGKGCLIGIGVIILDDAVIGDGAMILAGCMIRGGKKIPPRAMVLPKNGDIVIYEKKAKPEMSIAGCLEYIQLAKRFQENVFKPFTKEEELQFVEEAKSIIKRYSI; from the coding sequence ATGAAAATCCACGAGACAGCATTTATCCATCCGGCTGCAACTGCATTCGGAATGCTGGAGATGGGACCTCTCTCTTCTCTATGGCCGGGAGCTGTTGTTCGTGCGGATCTGAATGAGATCAAGCTGGGAGAAGGTGTAAACATCCAAGATAATAGCACACTTCATACAGATTCAACCGGTAGTTTGTTCATAGATGATTATACATTAGTAGGTCATAATACGATGCTTCACGGTTGTAAGATCGGTAAGGGTTGTTTGATCGGAATAGGTGTGATCATTTTGGATGATGCGGTAATCGGAGACGGAGCGATGATACTTGCCGGTTGTATGATCCGCGGTGGTAAAAAAATTCCCCCTAGAGCTATGGTGCTCCCGAAGAATGGAGACATCGTCATCTATGAAAAAAAAGCAAAACCTGAGATGAGCATCGCAGGTTGTTTGGAATATATACAGTTAGCGAAAAGATTCCAAGAGAATGTATTCAAACCCTTCACAAAAGAAGAAGAACTCCAGTTTGTAGAAGAAGCAAAGTCTATCATAAAAAGATACAGCATCTAA
- the pheT gene encoding phenylalanine--tRNA ligase subunit beta codes for MKLSLDWISDFTPIKDVSLEDVLKKIAASICEVDGVEDYFSHLEKVVLVKIESLEKHPQADKLQVAQVTDGKNKIQIVSGAPNLKVGDLVPLAIPGAELGDKKILESELRGVKSSGMLCSEKELGLSEEDAGVMVLDDPEAKPGLNLREYFGFRDTILDIDNKSITHRPDLWSHFGFARELAAQLNLPIKFNPLETNWEFSKDLASPKVKETDYAHSYYSSSIEGIQIKPSNKTVRSRLKKCGVRVINNVVDVSNYLLLEAGQPTHFFDSDKLSAQGGIELEVDYAKKDESFLLLDETSPKLDPEILIIRNSKKGVAIAGVMGGADTAVDSNSKKVILESAVFPREFVRKSIRKTGIRSESSVRYEKGLEATTTLPIIKRALNLLKENGCPDLKASLPAGYIHTADKKVEIEVSLGFLNKKLGTEIDQSTSDKILKQLSFGTEWKGDTVKVLVPKYRQNYDITIPEDIVEEIGRTLGYASIPVRPLASDVKPPTRNFSRELEKHLKRAFSQILGYNEVFNYSYASSKDNSFEEDVKDSIKILNAMPDEQAYLRTSLYPSLLKNIRFNSDRFEKLKIFEFGRTYKKAEEPFNESKWFVWAVSFGRKSNEKDLNVLESDFLDIRTGVEKVLRHLNLREVEWKIEEKSYFHPKASLSLFVSGKKVGELGYAHPAVLDTADIKKRVILGRFEFASLLEVWAQDRNKNYFAAPSHFPQTEIDLSLVMDLNESSSKFSDFAVQEKFPELQDVKVTVVFIGGNLPENKKSVSYRFKLLSQDKNLTQERIKEITDRLIEIANSSGYPLR; via the coding sequence GTGAAATTATCCCTAGATTGGATCAGCGATTTTACCCCTATTAAAGACGTATCCCTCGAGGATGTCCTGAAAAAAATTGCGGCTTCTATATGTGAAGTAGATGGGGTCGAAGATTATTTTTCTCATTTAGAGAAGGTTGTTTTAGTTAAGATCGAATCTTTAGAAAAACATCCTCAGGCAGACAAACTTCAAGTCGCTCAGGTCACAGACGGTAAAAATAAGATCCAAATCGTTTCAGGTGCTCCTAATCTAAAAGTAGGGGACTTGGTTCCATTGGCTATTCCTGGCGCGGAGTTGGGAGATAAAAAAATCCTGGAGTCCGAGCTGAGAGGAGTGAAGAGCTCCGGCATGCTATGTTCCGAAAAAGAACTTGGTCTTTCCGAGGAAGATGCTGGTGTTATGGTTCTGGACGATCCGGAAGCAAAACCTGGTTTAAATTTGAGAGAATATTTCGGATTCAGAGATACTATTTTAGATATTGATAATAAATCTATCACACATCGTCCGGACCTTTGGAGCCATTTCGGATTCGCAAGAGAACTTGCAGCTCAATTAAATTTACCGATCAAATTTAATCCTTTGGAAACCAACTGGGAATTTTCAAAAGACTTAGCTTCCCCTAAGGTAAAAGAAACCGATTACGCGCATTCTTATTATTCTTCCTCGATTGAAGGAATTCAGATCAAACCTTCTAATAAAACTGTTCGTTCCCGTTTGAAAAAATGCGGAGTGAGAGTGATCAATAATGTGGTAGATGTTTCTAACTATCTATTATTGGAAGCAGGACAGCCTACTCACTTCTTTGATTCTGATAAATTGTCCGCTCAAGGTGGGATCGAATTAGAAGTGGATTACGCGAAGAAGGATGAAAGTTTCCTACTTCTAGACGAAACTTCTCCTAAACTTGATCCTGAAATCCTGATCATTCGTAACTCAAAAAAGGGAGTGGCGATTGCAGGTGTGATGGGTGGTGCAGATACCGCAGTGGATTCCAATTCCAAAAAAGTAATTTTAGAATCTGCAGTTTTCCCACGGGAGTTTGTTCGTAAGTCTATCAGAAAAACAGGGATACGTTCCGAGTCTTCTGTTCGTTACGAAAAAGGTCTGGAAGCAACTACTACTCTTCCTATCATCAAAAGAGCATTAAATCTTTTGAAAGAAAACGGTTGTCCCGATCTAAAAGCGAGTTTGCCTGCCGGATATATTCATACCGCAGATAAAAAAGTAGAAATAGAAGTCAGCTTAGGCTTCTTGAATAAAAAACTTGGAACAGAGATCGATCAATCCACTTCGGATAAGATCCTAAAACAACTTTCTTTCGGTACTGAATGGAAAGGCGATACAGTCAAGGTTCTTGTTCCTAAATACAGACAGAATTACGATATCACCATTCCGGAAGATATAGTAGAAGAGATCGGTCGCACGTTAGGATACGCTTCTATTCCTGTCCGTCCATTGGCTTCCGATGTAAAACCCCCTACTCGTAATTTTTCTAGAGAACTGGAAAAACATCTAAAAAGAGCATTCTCTCAAATCTTGGGATACAACGAAGTATTCAATTATTCTTATGCTTCCTCAAAAGATAATTCTTTCGAAGAAGATGTAAAAGATTCTATCAAAATCCTAAATGCGATGCCGGACGAGCAGGCGTATTTAAGGACTTCTTTATATCCTTCTCTTTTGAAAAATATCCGATTTAATTCGGATCGATTCGAAAAATTGAAAATTTTCGAATTCGGCCGCACTTATAAAAAAGCGGAAGAACCTTTTAACGAATCTAAATGGTTTGTTTGGGCAGTTTCTTTCGGTAGGAAGTCCAACGAGAAGGATCTAAACGTCTTAGAGTCCGATTTTTTAGATATCAGGACAGGCGTAGAAAAAGTATTAAGACATTTAAACTTAAGAGAGGTCGAATGGAAAATAGAAGAGAAAAGCTATTTCCATCCTAAGGCTTCTCTATCCCTATTCGTCTCTGGTAAAAAAGTAGGGGAGTTGGGGTATGCACATCCTGCTGTATTGGATACTGCTGATATTAAAAAGAGGGTCATTTTAGGAAGATTCGAATTCGCTTCCTTATTGGAAGTTTGGGCTCAGGATCGAAATAAAAATTATTTTGCAGCACCTTCTCATTTTCCTCAAACAGAGATCGATCTTTCTTTGGTAATGGATCTAAACGAGTCTTCTTCTAAGTTCAGCGATTTCGCGGTTCAAGAAAAATTCCCTGAATTGCAAGATGTAAAAGTTACGGTCGTATTTATCGGTGGAAATCTTCCGGAAAACAAAAAGTCCGTTTCTTATAGATTTAAACTTTTGAGCCAAGATAAGAACTTAACCCAGGAAAGAATTAAAGAGATCACGGATCGTCTGATCGAGATTGCTAATTCTTCCGGATACCCTCTTCGTTAA